In the Sorghum bicolor cultivar BTx623 chromosome 4, Sorghum_bicolor_NCBIv3, whole genome shotgun sequence genome, CGGTGCCGCTTCCCGCTCCGCAGGCTGGCGGCGCCGCCGTGGCCGCAGCCGTTCTGCACCGAATCTAGTGGCGGCCTCGTCGCCCCGTCGACCTCAAAGCGGAGGTCCAGGGGCCCCGTCATGGCCGCGAAGAAGGCCGCGGAGGGTCAGCCTCGCTGCTCTCACGTTGTTTCTGTCCTGCCATTGCTATTTAGGACTTTGTGTATCTGGTGGGGTTTTGGATGAGGAATCAATGCCCGTTTGTATGGTATCACGGTATTTTGTAGTTTATTATTGGAACGGAGTAGCCGAATTTGGGGTAAAGTTTTGACGTAGGTGCTTTGAGGGGTCTGTGCTTGCGGTAATTTGCTGAAGGGAttctgtttttgttttttgttttttggctGTGAAGTTTGGGATTGGTGAGTTTCTATGAGATGAATTTGCTGATTTGATTGAGATGATCAGGAGTTGACATAGACAGGCTTGGGATTTGGTCACATTGTGATCTCTGTCATCCAGATGAGTAGTGCCTGTAATTTTAACCTCTATTTAGTCAGTTTACATTGAAAGATGTTATAACTGTGACAACTTTTGCAActatcgtggctttgtttatttTGAATTCTATTTATATTTGACTCATTTCTTCATAGCTAGCATTGTCTCGGTGAGCACAAATAGTAGACTACTGTTATTTATTAGTTTAAGCAAGCACCTTCATCACTGGGCGCTTTTTCCATATGTCATTGCTTGATTATCCCCATAAACTTGCTCTGATTtgtttaaaataaaaaaacgaaGCAGTTTGTTGATATTTGACAATTTGAGCTCTGCTCTGGCAATCAGTCCTGCTTCCATTGTcggaaacaaagtagtagaATTGAGTTTGGCTTGTTTGCTCTTGCTAGGTGCAAAACAAGAGGATGGAAAATATAAGCACACTGTAGATCTCCCGAAAACAACATTTGGGCTGAGAGCGAATTCTGTACAACGGGAGCcagagctccaaaaattatgGGACGAGAATCAGGTTCTGAAAAGGGTATCTGAAAGGAACACTGGGGTGAGTCGATATATTCAAGTACATACCTGAAATTTAATAGATCTGTTAATCTGATTTAGTTACTTTTTCTGTTTGGATGATTGATTAGCCTGCATTTGTTCTCCATGATGGCCCTCCATATGCTAATGGCGATCTTCACATGGGCCATGCACTCAATAAAATCCTCAAAGATTTTATAAATCGCTACAAGGTATTAACTGCTGTTCATATGATTGTTGGTGTAGGTTAGTGTGTCAGAATCACAGCTTTGCTTATGCTTTTTTTTTCTGTACGCAGCTGCTTCAGAATCATAAAGTGTCCTTTGTTCCTGGTTGGGATTGCCACGGCCTTCCAATAGAACTAAAAGGCAAGttcatttatacaaaaatctatATAAGTTCATCTAGTTATGCTCATTTATTAGATTTGGTGGAGTAATAGCTGCAAACTTTTGTGCATACATGAGACTGACCAAGTAATCACTAATTATTTTCTGCAGTTTTGAAGTCAATGGATAAGGAAACTTTGAGTGCTCTGACGCCCATAAAGTTAAGGCAAAAAGCTGCAAAATTTGCGAAAGCAACAGTCGATGCACAAATGAAATCTTTCAAGGTAGTCCTTTCATCCCTTAACTTGTTTTAATTAATGGCAAGTTGATCTAACTTGTCAACAGTTGCTATCTGTTTTGGTGATGTTGtatcatgtgtttgcagttttatAAACAGAAGCCAAATTCATGTTGTGGCTCTTGTTCTGTTGATCGATCCAAGCCTTTCATTTTTTTTAGCCTTTTGTATTGTGTAATTAAGCAATAAGTCTACTGTTTGCAGCGGTATGGTGTATGGGCCGATTGGGACAACCCTTACCTAACTCTGTCACCGGAATATGAAGCTGCTCAGGTTTTCTATCTGCTACCTGCTTTTACAGAATATGGCAATGATATTAATGTGTATTTGACATAAATGAGAACTTGGAGGTCTGACATTACTCGAGTTGTCTTTTCACTTGTCTACTGGACAACATTAGATTAGTGCATTTAATTTTCTTTCTTTAAATCTATCTGTGTGGCCAGCAAATATTTATCGACAGTATGGTGTACTGTAACTGTAAATTtatgttctgatgatgaagcatGTTCCATTGCAATTAGAACCTAGAACAAAAGTAATTACATTTTCTTATccatttttttctcgaacacatTTTCTTATCCATTTTATTATGCTAGTTGGAAGTGTTTGGTCAAATGGTTATGAAAGGATATATCTATAGAGGACGAAAGCCTGTCCATTGGAGTCCATCATCACGTACAGCTTTGGCAGAAGCTGAACTGGAGGTATGCATGGAATACATACACTATTGTAATTTGTCAAATACATAGGAAAAATGCTTAACTGTTCTGATTCTGTCATTGTAAATTCCTGAGGGTGGATATTTCTGGTAATATTTGTTTAAACCAAGTAAACAGAACATTGAAGCTCTTTTGGTTAATAAGTTGCATAGCTCTGTTCCAATTTGTAGAAAAAGAGACATTTGATTAATATAGTGGCACCATGAAGTTGAAATTGAGTTTGTTTGGATAGTGGGAATTCGGATTCAAATCCTAATATTTGTAGAAAAGATCCCCTCCTCCGTTCACATCCTAAATCTGCATGTCTCTTGTTTGTGGATAAAATGGAATATAGTTACCTAAGCAGTCTTTTCTTGTTGTATATTTGATACTCTTTCTCCAGTATTCCGAAAATCACATTTCCAGAAGCATATATGCCGCATTCAAGATTACCAATCCATCTAAATCTGGGATGCTAGACGAATTTCTTCCAAATGTATCTTTGGCCATATGGACCACCACTCCATGGACAATTCCGGCTAATGCTGGTGAGGTGATGCCTTGTTTGCTTTATTTTAAGGGAAACATCCAGTGAGAGACACCTTTTAAATAAGATATCATGAAAGCTACCTCAAGTTATCTTTGAAATTTAAACTTGTTGCTAGCTATGAAAATAGAGTATTCATCCTGCATGtatttgtatatggaaaaacattGAGATTTAACTATCAAAGGAGTAAATGACATAACTCTTAACTGTTTAAGTTTTTCCCATGTGAATTTTGTTCTATTCAGTTCAACAAAGAATATCTCTATCTACAATTTTGTGTAGTAAACCAGTAAATGCACAAAAGATGGATATATCATATGGAAACTAATTGCATGGGAACTTGTAAGTATGATTGATCTGCTTATCCTGCTACTGAAACAAACATGCTCCTTGTGCAACGTTGCAGTTAGATCTGCCTGTCTATGCTAACTTTTATCTGTTATATTCCTTTCATTAAATATTTAGGAAATATAAGAACTTGTCTAAAATTGTCTGTACCTTCCTTTACCAGCTGTTGCTGTGAACCCCGAGCTTACTTATGCAGTAGCTGAGGTACAGTCTGTATTCGAAAGTGAGTCAACATCTGGTGGTAAACAAAGAAAAGTTGGAAATATATTGAGTTCTGAGAAAGGAAAATTGTTCGTTATTGTGGCTTCTGATCTTGTCACAACTCTTGAATCCAAATGGGGTGTGAAGCTTGCAGTCCACAAATCATTTCCCGGATCTGCCTTGGAGCATTGCAGGTTTGTTTTTTGTGTTGCACCTCTCAATAATGGTTGCTCAGTTTTTATTTGAACCATCTATATGTGCTTCTTTCATGCCATGCTTGGTGCCTTCAGGTATGCCCATCCTGTGAATGGCAATGAATGTTTCGTTGTTCTAGGAGGAGATTACATTACAACTGAATCAGGCACTGGCCTTGTTCATACTGCCCCTGGCCATGGCCAGGAAGATTACATAACAGGTTTGAAGTATGGGCTTCCTATTATTTCTCCCGTGGACGATGAAGGGAACTTCACAGCTGAAGCTGGACGGTTCAGTGGTTTGTCTGTCCTGGGGGCTGGCAATACTGCAGTTGTGAAGTATCTGGATGAGCAATATTCACTCATTTTAGAAGAACCATACAGTTAGCAACTTGACAATAGTCTTCATGTTCTTTTGTTTCCACTTTTATCATAGAAGTTTGACTGATTAGTTTCACTTGGTTGTCAGAACACAAGTACCCCTATGACTGGAGATCTAAAGAACCAACTATATTCCGAGCAACTGAGCAGTGGTTTGCATCTGTGGATGACTTCCGTAATGCTGCAATGGATGCAATCAGACGAGTAACTTGGGTTCCTTCTCAGGTATTTAAGTTTGGTTCTCTCTGTTTCTTTAAGTTGGCAGTTCATGTTTCATGCCAGATCCTGAAATTATTTTCCTTATTTATGTCTTGTGGTCTTGAATTATGTCTTCTGGGTGTAAGTGATTGTTTGACCCCATTTACTGTGACCAAGTAATTGCATTTTTGGCACTATGTAATATTTGGGTTATTTTTCCTTCTTAAACCCTCTGCCAATCTGCAATGATGAAATACTACTGCTTGTTACTTCTATTGCTGCTATCTTGTGTTGTTTGATAAGAAGACCATGTTTCATGACTTTGGTTTGATGTTCCCAGGCACAAAACAGGATTCTTGCCATGACCTCTAGCCGTTCTGATTGGTGTATTTCACGTCAGAGAACTTGGGGTGTTCCTATTCCAGTTTTTTACCATGTGGACTCACAGGAACCTCTTATAACTGAAGAAACTATTGAACACATCAAGGGTATATCTGTCTATTTCTTGCATTTCTTTGTGATATTTCTGTTGTGGTTGGAACATCATCACTGCCAAAGGAGTTACACGCCCAAAATTCTTGTTTGCTGGTGTCCGGGGAGGGTTACCAAGTTTTAGGCAGTAACCCTGTAAGAGCTTTTATGAGCAAACCATTAACTGAATGATATGTTATCTTTCAGTCTCAGATCCATTTTGCTGTATCCTTAGAAAGTTCGATTGATATGTCTCATGTCTGATCTGCCTTCCATCCATTATGGGATGAGTGTTATGAGATTTGTAGttctctactccctccattccaaattatgtcattaagaatcttagagagtcaaaacatctcaagtttgaccaaaattgtagagagaattataaagatttatggcatcaaatagatatactatgaaagtataatggatgaagaatctaatgatacttagttggcatcataaatgttattatcttatcatataaatttggtcaaacttgagacgctttgactctccaagattcttggaatttgGAATAACttgtaatttgggatggagggagtacattatTACAGAACAACCCAATGTTTGTCAGGCTTATATTTCAAGTGCTGGATGTACTTTGGTTGTTTTGGGGAAAGAATCCTGTGTTATTTTCTTGTGCTCAAATAAATATATGTTGCATTTTGTGCAGCTATTGTGTTGAAGAAAGGTAGCGATGCATGGTGGTATATGACAACTGAGGAACTTCTTCCAGATAGATATCGGGACAAAGCATCTGAATATCGCAAGGGAACTGATACAATGGATGTTTGGTTTGACTCTGGTATATTGTTTTCATTATTCCTCTACTGAAATGTATAGCTCAGTGATATGTTTTTCCAATGGATAGAATTAATTTTGTCGGGGAATTATGATGATACGGTAATGCTGTAGAAGTATTTTTAGTGGTCATTTAGTACTATATAGCTTTCATATGTCCAGTTTTGGTTGTGATAACATATTGAATATTGTTGGTAAAATTATGTAAATTTTGGTTTCACATAAATTTGGAAACATGAAATAGAAAAGATTGaagggattttttttctttgactTGAATCTATCTTTTTTTACTATATCCTGAAAATTGAGCTGTAGTGTCAAAGCGATGTTGCTATCCTGTGCATTGATGGTTGATGCTGCTTTTGTACTTTTTACTGCATCAATTTCTCTGAGTTCTACGATCATCTCTCATCAGAAAttgatttttatatatatctatatctttCCTTGATTCAGGCTCTTCATGGGCAGCTGTTTTAGCAAAAAGGGGCGGTCTTAATTTTCCTGCGGATATTTATCTTGAAGGTTCAGATCAACATCGTGGATGGTTCCAGAGCTCATTGTTGACTAGCATTGCTACTACAGGTATCTGtgttatttttttagttttcaaAGTTATTTTCTTGTCATTATTTTCTGATTCCTCCATGGTTATATCTTTTCCTACAAACAATTTCCATGCCTTTTCAATTTCATgttcttgttttttttatttaaaaatttttctTTGCAGAAGTGTGGAAAGCCTGTCACCCATATTGTTTGCTTTTCTATGATATGTCTGTAGTGTGAAATAATAATAGCCTTTTTCTCTAACTCTTTCTTTTTCCATCTAAAGTTCCATTTGTCTAAATTATTCTTCAATTTTTCCATGAGAAAACAGGGAAGGCTCCCTACTCCAGTGTTATTACACATGGATTTGTACTGGATGAAAAGGGTTTCAAAATGAGTAAATCAGTCGGTAATGTAGTGGACCCAGAGAAAATCATTGTTGGTGGCAAAAACCAAAGGGTATGTTCCTGAAAGAACTTTTTTGCTTTTACTTTGGCAGAATGAAGTGTTCATTGGTCTTGTGCAGGAAGAACCTGGCTATGGAGCAGATGTTCTCCGTCTATGGGTTTCTAGTGTTGATTACTCTACCGATGTGTTGATTGGTCCACAAATCTTGCGCCAGATGTCTGACATGTATAGAAAACTACGAGGCACGATGCGATTTCTGCTGTCGAATCTCCATGATTGGAAGGTATGTCCATGTGGTCAAACACATCTCTTCATTTTGTTTTCTGATAAAAAGTGATAATGATGTGCCAAAAGCATGAACGGAATGAGTGAGCTAGATCTATATGTTAAGGAATATATTGCTTGGACCAGGAATTTTTTTTGAAGGTCTACCAGGAAATTAGTTCAGTAGATTTTTTCCACACCGATAAACCGAATTTCATTACCAAAGCAACGAAATTACAGAGACATAGTTTTGAAGCCAAAACACAACACGGCCAAAAGAAAAGGATGATCCAGACATATGATCACCAAGGGAACATACGCCTGAGACAACTAACACTACCAACCAGAGTTTGAAGACACCTCAACATCCGAAAGGACGGTCACGATGCCTAAACAGCAAAAGCTCAAGTGATCCCGCAAACATCAAGAAGTTTTCTATCCAGCAAACGGCACCAGCTGATGCCCCTCTTGTGCATGTTTCCAAAGGTCTTGCTTGTGGAAGTATAGAGCCGAAGAGGCGAAGACTTCACTACTTCAGCGCCTTGGGTCACCTGTTCCTTCAGACCCTCCTTGAGATGACCTACCCAGTATGACAGAAAGGAGCAGATAAGACAGACAATCTCAGTAGGAGATTTCACCCTTTTATTATCAAAACAGACTGTATTTCTTGTACGCCAAAGGCCCAAATAACTGCAGCCAACCCAACTGCATGCAGCTTGGGGGCTTGTGGAAGAATCTTATGAATCCAAAGCCAGTATTGATCCATACTACTTGGCGTGCAAACAGACCCCAAAGAATATGCCAATAAACTCCAAACATATTTGGGCGTGGGACATTCAAAGAACAAGTGCCCAACACTTTCATTCTCATTGCAAAAAGCACAAGATTTATTGCCTTTCCATTTACGTTTAACCAAATTTTCCTTAGTAAGAATGGCATTTTGAGAAACCAGCCACATGAAAATTTTGATTTTCAATGCGAGTTTCGCTTTCCAGATCTTACTGAAATTAGGCCCATAATCATGTCTACACAAGTATTTGTAAGTTGACTTAACAGAAAACAAACCATTTTTTCCCAGTCCCAATTAGCATGATCCTGCTCAGAATTAGTGCCATACCGAAACACAATGTCATGCAATCTTCTATATTGACACTGAAGGTCTTCATGCAGCCATCTCCTGAAAGAAAGACGCCAACTTTTCAATTTCATGTATTCAACCGAGCAATCCTGCTCAATACTAATCTGATAAAGTTCAGGGAACTTGTCTGCCAAGGAGACAAGACCACACCACTTATCATGCCAAAAACTGGTAGATTTACCATTTCCTACCATCATTGATCTCCCTTTCAAATAAATGTGTCTAACCTTTAGTAAGTCATTCCACACAGGGGAATTCTTGGGGTTTTTAGTCAACACACAGACCATCCCTTTCCTCATATATTTCTTCCTAACAATATCCTGCCAAATGCCATTACCATTCTCAACTTTCCACCACCACTTAGCACTTACAAAGCAAGCTAATATTCATCTTTCTTAAGTCTTTAATACCCAACCCACCCTTATTCTTGGGATTAGTGATTTTGATCCACCTAATCAAATGGTACTTTTTCTTCATGTTACCCCCTTGCCAGAGAATTTTTTTCCTAGCAGTGTCCATCTTATCAAGGATTGATAAATTATTTCAGTAGATGTTTCTTAACTGATGATATTCTAAATTGTCCTTTGGGTATTTCATAACTGTACTTTTGtcttttgtgttgtttcttttaCCTCCATTTCAATGAACATCTCTTTT is a window encoding:
- the LOC8082673 gene encoding isoleucine--tRNA ligase, chloroplastic/mitochondrial, with product MDAASCCRVFSTQRCRFPLRRLAAPPWPQPFCTESSGGLVAPSTSKRRSRGPVMAAKKAAEGAKQEDGKYKHTVDLPKTTFGLRANSVQREPELQKLWDENQVLKRVSERNTGPAFVLHDGPPYANGDLHMGHALNKILKDFINRYKLLQNHKVSFVPGWDCHGLPIELKVLKSMDKETLSALTPIKLRQKAAKFAKATVDAQMKSFKRYGVWADWDNPYLTLSPEYEAAQLEVFGQMVMKGYIYRGRKPVHWSPSSRTALAEAELEYSENHISRSIYAAFKITNPSKSGMLDEFLPNVSLAIWTTTPWTIPANAAVAVNPELTYAVAEVQSVFESESTSGGKQRKVGNILSSEKGKLFVIVASDLVTTLESKWGVKLAVHKSFPGSALEHCRYAHPVNGNECFVVLGGDYITTESGTGLVHTAPGHGQEDYITGLKYGLPIISPVDDEGNFTAEAGRFSGLSVLGAGNTAVVKYLDEQYSLILEEPYKHKYPYDWRSKEPTIFRATEQWFASVDDFRNAAMDAIRRVTWVPSQAQNRILAMTSSRSDWCISRQRTWGVPIPVFYHVDSQEPLITEETIEHIKAIVLKKGSDAWWYMTTEELLPDRYRDKASEYRKGTDTMDVWFDSGSSWAAVLAKRGGLNFPADIYLEGSDQHRGWFQSSLLTSIATTGKAPYSSVITHGFVLDEKGFKMSKSVGNVVDPEKIIVGGKNQREEPGYGADVLRLWVSSVDYSTDVLIGPQILRQMSDMYRKLRGTMRFLLSNLHDWKPDNSVPYNDLPKIDKYALFQLETVMASMKDSYESYQFYKVYQMLQRFATVGLSNFYLDVAKDRLYVGGRVSFTRKSCQTVLMAHLLYLVRAISPIMPHLAEDVWQNLPFQYTLQDGSPANFVFDLKWPEKNEEWLSAPKDDVDFLGVILELRSEVNKILENARTGKLIGSSLDAKVYLHTESSDTVLKLKELSSASNDADALHRLFITSQVDVLPILNEEITSSVPYTGKFSNPHTGDIWIGVTRADGAKCERCWNYTQDVGSFHDHPTLCGRCYGVIDLQPQPAAAAVS